The following proteins come from a genomic window of Schistocerca gregaria isolate iqSchGreg1 chromosome X, iqSchGreg1.2, whole genome shotgun sequence:
- the LOC126297827 gene encoding uncharacterized protein LOC126297827 isoform X3 has product MDVAYIHNWCRKGLMNLRYRIFESCAKRLKIDYGLQVEKEDSKELDLVCDDEQNGTKDNLQNKHAECEFSSFSQPPNNLVECEDTSNGDVLQKSDVSSWKEVQIQISESGVMSITDITSGNQELSLENIVSTLKTSDDVLVNSVEVFFSESYGPVVNGSGDTNNQSDKNLLCKRVPDNSGSSEIGSLVDTTFATSNLLLPGLAEPQYLQKTLDLKEDVSDRKEITKFCDSPVITDNKKSDAGVGLVSLPESHSSLDYNYSIDNSVYQAVPHSESFHTHCLLQKDTYSKQEKSIKDQILKGHEKQNFATPTVTCSSRRSTYANSPVGYKTLKTPPKSWNPSLSRLSYLSSKTNSLFQERSDPIKKTDSMNATSPDVLQSSQCSDKLLKEVGGSNNTTVAKPPRFFKMRNMPRFLGNPASGVKRMFQVVSPGGQKNDGMRTPYLSQLPTKQNNIQLVKLNSKPPSQPFTGKNGSPPFTLSPSTRTHVDSNKFVMPGFSTYQKNLLQYSEFQNVSPRSGIGSKNISPSGTTDKHISSVSVPCASESVPTSMSLSKTQNSHISPNAVQLLYGTLPPVSAPVATVSSLIQLHDDSHMQSPPLKHYSPLSSPVDTFANARHQQRQSVSTSIEKEQQNPALHGQTLAGTVALQGPPETEQQQNVNKDLSIAHNDSNSCRTVPASDQHKLSVSRIIGTVQPKFSPQSSSSEDDKQAAKVNTDSARTAQNCAVCVIEETYVPQVSNSTTVTTGSADRINYPGLTGKLPVSESSCTDSNSETNLKGRCDSDHITLDLQCEQPQNSDTSSSGLSSGLCDGGLKGTEKPVEVLTTNNNTEFFNKETYVHCGEKEIIPSV; this is encoded by the exons ATGGACGTTGCTTATATCCATAACTGGTGCAGA AAGGGCCTGATGAATTTGAGATATCGAATTTTTGAAAGCTGTGCTAAGAGGTTGAAAATAGATTATGGTCTGCAAGTAGAAAAAGAAGATAGCAAAGAACTAGATTTAGTTTGTGATGATGAACAAAATGGTACCAAAGATAATTTGCAAAACAAACATGCGGAATGTGAGTTTTCTTCTTTCAGCCAACCACCTAATAATTTGgtggaatgtgaggacacttcaAATGGTGATGTGCTGCAGAAAAGTGATGTATCCAGTTGGAAGGAAGTGCAGATACAAATAAGTGAAAGTGGTGTAATGAGTATCACAGATATCACTTCAGGCAACCAGGAGTTGTCATTAGAAAACATTGTGTCTACATTGAAAACAAGTGATGATGTTTTGGTGAATTCAGTTGAGGTTTTCTTCTCGGAAAGCTATGGACCAGTGGTTAATGGTTCAGGAGATACTAATAACCAGAGTGATAAAAATTTGTTGTGTAAAAGAGTTCCAGACAATTCAGGTTCTTCAGAAATAGGATCCCTGGTTGACACAACATTTGCAACTTCCAATTTACTCCTCCCTGGCTTAGCAGAACCTCAGTATCTTCAGAAAACCCTTGATTTAAAGGAAGATGTCAGTGATAGAAAAGAGATTACTAAGTTCTGTGATTCACCAGTtataacagataacaaaaaatCAGATGCTGGTGTAGGTCTTGTGTCACTTCCTGAATCACATTCCTCTCTGGACTACAACTATAGCATTGACAACTCAGTTTATCAGGCTGTGCCACATTCAGAAAGTTTTCACACACACTGCTTATTACAAAAAGATACATACTCTAAGCAGGAAAAGTCTATTAAGGATCAAATTCTGAAGGGACATGAGAAGCAAAATTTTGCTACCCCCACTGTGACGTGCAGCTCAAGAAGAAGTACATATGCAAATTCTCCTGTTGGATATAAGACACTGAAAACTCCACCAAAAAGTTGGAATCCTAGTCTTTCACGTCTTAGTTATCTTTCCTCCAAGACGAATTCTTTGTTTCAAGAAAGAAGTGACCCCATTAAAAAAACAGATTCCATGAATGCTACATCACCAGATGTCTTACAGTCTTCTCAGTGCTCAGATAAGTTATTGAAAGAAGTTGGTGGCAGTAACAATACAACTGTAGCAAAACCGCCACGCTTTTTTAAAATGCGCAATATGCCTCGATTTTTGGGAAATCCAGCTTCTGGTGTTAAACGTATGTTTCAGGTTGTGTCACCTGGTGGCCAGAAAAATGATGGTATGAGAACCCCATACTTGAGTCAGCTTCCAACTAAACAAAATAACATACAGCTTGTCAAATTGAACAGCAAACCACCAAGTCAGCCATTTACAGGTAAAAATGGTTCTCCTCCTTTCACTCTTTCACCATCTACAAGGACTCATGTAGATTCGAATAAATTTGTAATGCCTGGCTTTTCTACTTATCAGAAGAATTTGCTACAGTATTCTGAATTTCAAAATGTTTCTCCAAGAAGTGGAATAGGTTCCAAAAATATATCTCCAAGTGGAACTACTGATAAACATATTAGTTCTGTGAGTGTACCATGTGCATCTGAATCAGTGCCAACAAGTATGTCTCTATCAAAGACTCAGAACTCTCATATTTCACCCAATGCAGTACAGCTGCTCTATGGAACTTTACCTCCAGTTTCAGCACCAGTTGCTACTGTATCATCTCTCATTCAGCTTCATGATGATTCTCATATGCAGTCTCCTCCTCTAAAACATTACAGTCCTCTTTCATCACCTGTTGATACCTTTGCTAATGCACGGCATCAGCAGAGGCAAAGTGTTTCAACTTCCATTGAAAAGGAACAACAAAATCCAGCACTACATGGTCAGACTCTAGCTGGAACAGTTGCGCTACAGGGTCCCCCAGAGACAGAGCAACAGCAGAATGTAAACAAAGATCTTTCAATTGCTCACAATGACAGTAATAGTTGCAGAACTGTGCCAGCTTCCGATCAGCATAAACTTTCAGTGAGCAGGATAATTGGAACAGTGCAGCCAAAATTTTCACCCCAATCTTCTTCCTCAGAAGATGATAAGCAGGCAGCTAAAGTCAACACAGATAGCGCAAGAACAGCCCAAAATTGTGCTGTCTGTGTTATTGAGGAAACATATGTTCCACAGGTTTCCAATTCTACCACTGTTACTACAGGGAGTGCAGATAGAATTAACTATCCTGGATTAACAGGAAAGTTACCAGTGTCAGAAAGTAGTTGTACTGATTCTAATTCAGAGACTAATTTGAAAGGAAGGTGTGATTCAGACCACATTACTCTTGATTTACAGTGTGAACAACCTCAAAATTCAGACACTTCAAGCAGTGGCCTTAGTTCAGGACTTTGTGATGGTGGTTTAAAAGGTACTGAGAAACCTGTGGAAGTATTGACAACAAATAATAATACAGAATTTTTTAATAAAGAAACTTATGTAcattgtggtgaaaaggaaattatCCCAAGTGTATAA